The following are encoded in a window of Kitasatospora sp. NBC_01250 genomic DNA:
- the nagA gene encoding N-acetylglucosamine-6-phosphate deacetylase: MTAEQTALAGARLVLPTGVVEDGRLAFSGTTIAEIGGERAPGDLDLSGYTVVPGFVDLHVHGGGGASYAAGIAEEALTAARTHLEHGTTTTVASTVTGEIDEVCRQAAVLSELVEEGVLAGVHFEGPFISPGRCGAHRPDLLRDPDPALVRKLVDAARGTAKMVTLAPELPGGLESVRLLADLGVIAAVGHTDSDYAGTLEAIEAGATVATHLFNAMPGIQHRAPGPIVALLEDERVTVELINDGTHLHPSVLDLAYGTAGAARVALITDAMGAAGMGDGLYPLGPLQVRVEQGVARLVEGGSIAGSTLTLDVAFKRSVTVNKLSLTQTVQSISTTPAALLGLADTVGSLTVGHRADLAILDSDTYDLVAVVRRGEWIKGAERFSTGS; this comes from the coding sequence GTGACCGCGGAGCAAACCGCACTGGCCGGGGCCCGGCTGGTACTGCCCACCGGCGTCGTCGAGGACGGCCGGCTGGCCTTCTCGGGCACCACCATCGCGGAGATCGGCGGCGAGCGCGCCCCGGGCGATCTGGACCTGAGCGGCTACACGGTGGTTCCCGGCTTCGTGGACCTGCACGTGCACGGCGGCGGCGGCGCCTCGTACGCGGCCGGCATCGCCGAGGAGGCGCTGACCGCCGCCCGCACCCACCTCGAACACGGCACCACCACCACGGTCGCCTCCACCGTCACCGGGGAGATCGACGAGGTCTGCCGGCAGGCCGCCGTGCTGTCCGAGCTGGTCGAGGAGGGCGTGCTGGCCGGCGTCCACTTCGAGGGCCCGTTCATCTCGCCGGGGCGCTGCGGCGCGCACCGCCCCGACCTGCTGCGCGACCCGGACCCGGCGCTGGTGCGCAAGCTGGTCGACGCCGCCCGCGGCACCGCGAAGATGGTCACGCTCGCCCCCGAACTGCCCGGCGGCCTGGAGTCGGTGCGCCTGCTGGCCGACCTCGGGGTGATCGCGGCCGTCGGCCACACCGACTCCGACTACGCCGGGACCCTGGAGGCGATCGAGGCCGGCGCCACCGTCGCCACCCACCTGTTCAACGCGATGCCGGGTATCCAGCACCGCGCGCCCGGACCGATCGTCGCGCTGCTGGAGGACGAGCGGGTCACCGTCGAGCTGATCAACGACGGCACCCACCTGCACCCCTCGGTGCTGGACCTCGCGTACGGCACCGCCGGCGCCGCCCGGGTCGCGCTGATCACCGACGCGATGGGCGCGGCCGGCATGGGCGACGGCCTCTACCCGCTGGGCCCGCTGCAGGTCCGGGTGGAGCAGGGCGTCGCGCGGCTGGTGGAGGGCGGCTCGATCGCCGGCTCCACGCTGACCCTGGACGTCGCCTTCAAGCGCTCGGTGACCGTCAACAAGCTGAGCCTGACCCAGACCGTGCAGTCGATCTCGACCACGCCCGCGGCCCTGCTCGGGCTCGCGGACACGGTCGGCTCGCTGACCGTCGGCCATCGGGCCGACCTCGCCATCCTCGACTCCGACACGTACGACCTGGTCGCCGTGGTCCGCCGCGGCGAATGGATCAAGGGCGCCGAGCGCTTCTCGACCGGAAGCTGA
- a CDS encoding DeoR/GlpR family DNA-binding transcription regulator gives MSRYERWNGLLELLAEHGKLEVEEAAAALGVSAATIRRDLDQLARQQMVTRTRGGAVAHNVSYDLPLRYKTARNAGAKQRIGQAVAALIAPGEVVGLNGGTTTTEVARALAVRPELTEGAEAGHALTVVTNALNIANELTVRPAVKIVVTGGVARPQSYELIGPLASTVLAELTLDVTVLGVDALDVEVGASAHHEGEASVNRLLTERARRVVVAADSSKLGRRAFARICGLETIDTLVTDEAAGADLVTAFREAGVRVLTV, from the coding sequence GTGTCCAGATACGAGCGGTGGAACGGTCTTCTTGAACTCCTTGCCGAACACGGCAAGTTGGAGGTCGAGGAGGCGGCTGCGGCGCTGGGCGTGTCGGCTGCCACGATCCGCCGCGACCTCGACCAGCTGGCCCGCCAGCAGATGGTCACCCGCACCCGCGGCGGCGCGGTGGCGCACAACGTCTCCTACGACCTGCCGCTGCGCTACAAGACCGCCCGCAACGCCGGGGCCAAGCAGCGGATCGGCCAGGCGGTCGCCGCGCTGATCGCGCCGGGCGAGGTGGTCGGGCTCAACGGCGGCACCACCACCACCGAGGTGGCCCGCGCGCTCGCGGTCCGCCCGGAGCTGACCGAGGGCGCCGAGGCGGGGCACGCGCTGACCGTGGTGACCAACGCGCTCAACATCGCCAACGAGCTGACCGTGCGCCCGGCCGTCAAGATCGTGGTGACCGGCGGGGTGGCCCGCCCGCAGTCCTACGAGCTGATCGGACCGCTGGCCAGTACCGTGCTCGCCGAACTGACGCTGGACGTCACGGTGTTGGGCGTGGACGCGCTGGACGTCGAGGTCGGTGCGAGTGCGCACCACGAGGGCGAGGCCAGCGTCAACCGGCTGCTGACCGAGCGGGCCCGGCGGGTGGTGGTGGCGGCCGATTCCTCCAAGCTGGGCCGGCGCGCCTTCGCGCGGATCTGCGGGCTTGAGACGATCGACACGTTGGTGACCGACGAGGCGGCCGGGGCGGACCTCGTCACCGCCTTCCGCGAGGCGGGCGTTCGTGTGCTGACGGTCTGA
- a CDS encoding class II fructose-bisphosphate aldolase has product MPLARTADLLAEAVEARRGLPAFNVITLEHAEAITAGAELAGTPVILQISQNAVAYHGGRLLPLARACAEVAEAARVPTALHLDHVEDVELLRAAPGAGFSSVMFDASHLDHADNLQATAEAADFAHWHGLHLEAELGRVGGKDGAPPLPAHAPGARTDPAEAAAFVEATGVDALAVAVGSSHAMTSRTASLDHELIARLAAAVPVPLVLHGSSGVPDAELAAAVAAGLVKINIGTALNSAFTPAVRAALAAKPDGVDPRGYLARGREAMAGVVAHLALVVASLPGGGPHTAGPRSGVPEQGPVLPSARQEAEGEAAPGAAG; this is encoded by the coding sequence ATGCCACTGGCCCGTACCGCCGACCTGCTCGCCGAGGCCGTGGAGGCCCGCCGCGGCCTGCCCGCCTTCAACGTGATCACCCTGGAGCACGCGGAGGCGATCACCGCCGGCGCCGAACTCGCGGGCACCCCCGTGATCCTGCAGATCAGCCAGAACGCGGTGGCCTACCACGGCGGGCGGCTGCTGCCGCTGGCCCGGGCCTGCGCCGAGGTGGCCGAGGCCGCCCGGGTGCCCACCGCGCTGCACCTGGACCACGTGGAGGACGTCGAGCTGCTGCGGGCCGCGCCCGGGGCCGGCTTCTCCTCGGTGATGTTCGACGCCTCGCACCTGGACCACGCCGACAACCTCCAGGCCACCGCCGAGGCGGCCGACTTCGCGCACTGGCACGGCCTGCACCTGGAGGCCGAGCTGGGCCGGGTCGGCGGCAAGGACGGCGCCCCGCCGCTGCCCGCGCACGCCCCCGGCGCACGCACCGATCCCGCGGAGGCCGCCGCCTTCGTCGAGGCCACCGGGGTGGACGCGCTGGCCGTCGCGGTCGGCAGCTCGCACGCGATGACCAGCCGGACCGCCTCGCTGGACCACGAGCTGATCGCCCGGCTCGCCGCCGCGGTGCCCGTCCCGCTGGTGCTGCACGGCAGTTCCGGGGTGCCGGACGCGGAACTGGCGGCGGCGGTGGCGGCGGGCCTGGTGAAGATCAACATCGGGACGGCGCTGAACTCCGCCTTCACCCCGGCGGTGCGCGCCGCACTGGCCGCGAAGCCGGACGGGGTGGACCCGCGCGGCTACCTCGCGCGCGGCCGCGAGGCGATGGCCGGCGTGGTCGCGCACCTGGCCCTGGTGGTCGCCTCGCTGCCGGGCGGCGGGCCGCACACGGCCGGGCCCCGCTCAGGTGTCCCCGAGCAGGGCCCGGTGCTGCCGTCGGCGCGTCAGGAGGCGGAGGGCGAGGCCGCCCCGGGCGCGGCCGGGTAG
- a CDS encoding GGDEF domain-containing protein — protein sequence MEAESEPYVRLATLRTLHRVVADLNAARSLAGTLQAVVEGSVHGLGFDAAALSLVRPDGDLVVAAVWEYEDRDYGGPAVLLGQVGSRESWDRLLAVSDHWGTLRFLPHDRGWAVGTDIPRWTGDGPLPVYANDWHPEDGLLAPMYSAGGELLGVLSVDRPRSGKRPGAWTREALEMFSLQASIAIGNARLRAEMQRALARLEKEQQALRASEESFRQAFEYAPSGMAITELHGAGRGQLTRVNDALCRLLGRPRAALRQQSFLDLVHPEDRGLLERTSAESGRAELRLARRDGGYQWVCLRNSIVADPAEGPSFLLTHVEDIEDRKRHELQLAHRASHDALTGLPNGSELRARLARRLCSMPQGPGGAAEHGAVEQVPCALEGAATAAVSAGAYGPHSPRCGQESLEPAAGPLEGGWSVPPRGGTLVHGYSERPGAPERSGYGAPAPDHVHAVVPTGVGSESPPEPWHGRSRGTAAPAQKGLAVLFCDLDGFKSVNDRFGHNAGDAVLVEVARRLQQAVREGDTVARLGGDEFVVLADGIGGEEASDLAVRLRNAVIPPMRIAGRVVRVGVSMGIGWAGCGMSIEEVLHAADKRMYDEKRARGGAVRGARGERSHRRAV from the coding sequence ATGGAAGCCGAGTCGGAGCCGTACGTCCGCCTCGCGACCCTCCGCACCTTGCACCGGGTCGTGGCGGACCTCAATGCTGCCCGCAGCCTGGCGGGCACCCTGCAGGCCGTGGTCGAGGGCTCGGTCCACGGCCTGGGCTTCGACGCGGCCGCGCTGAGCCTGGTGCGCCCGGACGGCGACCTGGTGGTGGCGGCCGTCTGGGAGTACGAGGACCGCGACTACGGCGGCCCCGCGGTGCTGCTCGGCCAGGTCGGCTCGCGAGAGTCCTGGGACCGGCTGCTGGCCGTCAGCGACCACTGGGGCACCCTGCGGTTCCTGCCGCACGACCGGGGCTGGGCGGTGGGCACCGACATCCCGCGCTGGACCGGCGACGGCCCGCTGCCCGTCTACGCCAACGACTGGCACCCCGAGGACGGGCTGCTGGCCCCGATGTACAGCGCCGGCGGCGAGCTGCTCGGCGTGCTGAGCGTGGACCGCCCGCGCAGCGGCAAGCGCCCGGGCGCCTGGACCCGCGAGGCGCTGGAGATGTTCTCCCTGCAGGCCTCCATCGCCATCGGCAACGCCCGGCTACGCGCGGAGATGCAGCGCGCGCTCGCCCGGCTGGAGAAGGAGCAGCAGGCGCTGCGGGCCAGCGAGGAGAGCTTCCGGCAGGCCTTCGAGTACGCGCCCAGCGGGATGGCCATCACCGAGCTGCACGGCGCCGGGCGCGGCCAGCTCACCCGGGTCAACGACGCGCTCTGCCGGCTGCTCGGGCGCCCGCGCGCGGCGCTGCGCCAGCAGAGCTTCCTGGACCTGGTGCACCCCGAGGACCGCGGCCTGCTGGAGCGCACCAGCGCCGAGAGCGGCCGGGCCGAGCTGCGGCTGGCCCGGCGCGACGGCGGCTACCAGTGGGTCTGCCTGCGCAACTCGATCGTCGCCGACCCCGCCGAGGGCCCCAGCTTCCTGCTCACCCACGTGGAGGACATCGAGGACCGCAAGCGCCACGAGCTCCAGCTCGCCCACCGGGCCAGCCACGACGCGCTCACCGGTCTGCCGAACGGGTCCGAGCTGCGGGCCCGCCTCGCCCGCCGGCTCTGTTCGATGCCGCAGGGCCCGGGCGGCGCCGCCGAGCACGGCGCTGTGGAGCAGGTGCCCTGCGCGCTGGAGGGAGCGGCCACCGCAGCGGTCTCCGCGGGCGCCTACGGGCCGCACAGCCCGCGCTGCGGGCAGGAGAGCCTGGAGCCCGCCGCGGGCCCGCTGGAGGGCGGCTGGAGCGTTCCGCCGCGCGGCGGAACGCTGGTGCACGGCTACTCGGAGCGCCCGGGCGCGCCCGAGCGCTCCGGTTACGGCGCCCCGGCCCCGGACCACGTGCACGCGGTGGTGCCCACCGGCGTCGGCTCCGAGAGTCCGCCGGAACCCTGGCACGGCCGCTCGCGCGGCACCGCGGCGCCCGCGCAGAAGGGGCTCGCGGTGCTCTTCTGCGACCTGGACGGTTTCAAGTCGGTCAACGACCGCTTCGGCCACAACGCCGGGGACGCGGTGCTGGTCGAGGTGGCCAGGCGGCTGCAGCAGGCGGTCCGCGAGGGGGACACGGTGGCCCGCCTCGGCGGCGACGAGTTCGTGGTGCTGGCCGACGGCATCGGCGGCGAGGAGGCCAGCGACCTGGCCGTGCGGCTGCGCAACGCGGTCATCCCGCCGATGCGGATAGCCGGCCGGGTGGTCCGGGTCGGGGTCAGCATGGGGATCGGCTGGGCGGGCTGCGGGATGAGCATCGAAGAGGTGCTGCACGCGGCCGACAAGCGGATGTACGACGAGAAGCGGGCCCGTGGCGGGGCGGTGCGCGGCGCGCGGGGCGAACGCTCCCACCGCCGCGCGGTCTGA
- the arfB gene encoding alternative ribosome rescue aminoacyl-tRNA hydrolase ArfB, with product MPEPIRVRGSVVVPEAELQWRFSRSSGPGGQHVNTSDTQVELRYDLVASAALPEVWKQRALERLAARLVDGRVLVVRASEHRSQWRNREIAAARLSSLLGEATAPPPKARRATKPSRGMVERRLENKRRRSEVKRGRGPLRGD from the coding sequence ATGCCCGAGCCCATACGCGTGCGGGGCTCGGTGGTGGTTCCGGAGGCCGAGCTCCAGTGGCGGTTCTCCCGCTCCAGCGGCCCCGGTGGCCAGCACGTCAACACCTCCGACACCCAGGTCGAGCTGCGCTACGACCTGGTCGCCTCGGCCGCGCTGCCCGAGGTCTGGAAGCAGCGCGCCCTGGAGCGCCTGGCCGCCCGCCTGGTGGACGGCCGGGTGCTGGTGGTGCGCGCCAGCGAGCACCGCTCGCAGTGGCGCAACCGCGAGATCGCCGCCGCCCGGCTCTCCTCGCTGCTCGGCGAGGCGACCGCGCCGCCGCCCAAGGCCCGCCGGGCCACCAAGCCGAGCCGGGGCATGGTGGAGCGGCGGCTGGAGAACAAGCGGCGCCGCTCCGAGGTCAAGCGCGGGCGCGGCCCGCTGCGGGGCGACTGA
- a CDS encoding ROK family protein has translation MKHVIALDVGGTGMKAALLAQDGSVLFEARRPTGREHGTDAVVTAILDFAADLGEEGRRRFGEAPLAAGVAVPGTIDEKNGIAVFSANLGWRDLPMRKLLGERLGGLPVALGHDVRSGGLAEGRLGAGRGVERFLFIALGTGIAGAIGIDGRIESGAHGYGGEIGHVVVRPGGPACGCGARGCLETLASASAVSRAWAEASGDPTADAAACALAVEAGDPRAVAVWQNAVDSLADGIVLAQSLLDPATVIVGGGLAEAGDTLFTPLHAAVAERLTFQMPPKVVPAMLKDTAASLGAGLLAWDLLSLEVTA, from the coding sequence GTGAAGCACGTCATCGCACTCGATGTAGGCGGCACCGGCATGAAGGCCGCGCTGCTCGCCCAGGACGGCTCCGTGCTGTTCGAAGCACGCCGACCGACCGGGCGGGAGCACGGCACGGACGCCGTGGTCACCGCCATCCTCGACTTCGCCGCCGACCTCGGTGAGGAGGGCCGCCGCCGCTTCGGCGAGGCCCCCCTGGCCGCCGGCGTCGCGGTGCCGGGGACGATCGACGAGAAGAACGGGATCGCGGTCTTCTCCGCCAACCTCGGCTGGCGCGACCTGCCGATGCGCAAGCTGCTCGGCGAGCGGCTCGGCGGTCTGCCGGTCGCCCTCGGCCACGACGTCCGCTCCGGCGGGCTGGCCGAGGGCCGGCTCGGCGCCGGTCGCGGGGTGGAGCGGTTCCTGTTCATCGCGCTGGGCACCGGCATCGCCGGCGCGATCGGGATCGACGGACGCATCGAGTCCGGCGCGCACGGCTACGGCGGCGAGATCGGTCACGTGGTGGTCCGCCCCGGCGGCCCCGCGTGCGGCTGCGGCGCCCGCGGCTGCCTGGAGACGCTGGCCTCGGCCTCGGCGGTCTCCCGGGCCTGGGCCGAGGCGTCCGGCGACCCGACGGCCGACGCGGCCGCCTGCGCGCTGGCCGTCGAGGCCGGCGACCCGCGGGCGGTGGCGGTCTGGCAGAACGCGGTGGACAGCCTGGCGGACGGCATCGTGCTGGCCCAGAGCCTGCTCGACCCCGCCACGGTGATCGTCGGCGGCGGCCTCGCCGAGGCCGGTGACACGCTCTTCACTCCCCTGCACGCGGCGGTTGCCGAGCGGCTGACCTTCCAGATGCCCCCGAAGGTCGTACCGGCCATGCTCAAGGACACTGCCGCATCCCTGGGTGCCGGGCTGCTCGCCTGGGACCTGCTCTCGTTGGAGGTGACCGCGTGA
- a CDS encoding extracellular solute-binding protein, which translates to MKSRLFAVLSAGTLLTCGLTGCSFLGLGGGGTVTLKLVAADYGTTPDTSSQKYWNHLAKQFEAANPKIKVDVQVFSWSDIDAKVADMVKAGNSPDLVQTGGFADKVAAGQLYPASDVLSIDTQTNFLDSFNRAGNVLGTQYGIPFAASSRTFFYNKAIFRQAGITQPPATWDDLKNDAALIKAKVPGVTPYALPLGPEEAQAETSMWTMSGGSGITDAAGVYSLDSAQNVDTFNWLKQNLVDAHLTYPDPGKVNRQNAFTDFANGKVAMLNGHPTLLQQAHQGNIDFGTAPIPVKNTQIKPVSLGVADWMMAYSANGHRNEIRTFLSFAFNKDNTTKFDQEYNLLPVTQDGLAAMTANGQNAELKPFLDALPNASFYPFGDPAWDTVSGRIKTEIGTAVQGDPKPVLSDLQNYAVDQAKSKRPQ; encoded by the coding sequence TTGAAGTCCCGACTTTTCGCCGTGCTGTCCGCCGGCACCCTGCTGACCTGCGGGCTGACCGGCTGCAGCTTCCTCGGCCTGGGCGGCGGTGGCACCGTCACCCTCAAGCTGGTGGCCGCCGACTACGGGACCACTCCGGACACCAGCTCGCAGAAGTACTGGAACCACCTGGCCAAGCAGTTCGAGGCGGCCAACCCCAAGATCAAGGTGGACGTCCAGGTCTTCAGCTGGAGCGACATCGACGCCAAGGTGGCCGACATGGTCAAGGCCGGCAACTCGCCGGACCTGGTGCAGACCGGCGGCTTCGCCGACAAGGTCGCCGCCGGCCAGCTCTACCCGGCCAGCGACGTGCTCTCGATCGACACCCAGACCAACTTCCTGGACAGCTTCAACCGCGCCGGCAACGTGCTCGGGACCCAGTACGGCATACCCTTCGCCGCCTCCTCGCGGACCTTCTTCTACAACAAGGCGATCTTCCGCCAGGCCGGGATCACCCAGCCGCCCGCCACCTGGGACGACCTGAAGAACGACGCCGCGCTGATCAAGGCCAAGGTCCCCGGGGTCACCCCGTACGCGTTGCCGCTCGGCCCCGAGGAGGCCCAGGCCGAGACCTCGATGTGGACGATGAGCGGTGGCAGCGGCATCACCGACGCCGCCGGCGTCTACTCCCTGGACAGCGCGCAGAACGTCGACACCTTCAACTGGCTCAAGCAGAACCTGGTCGACGCCCACCTGACCTATCCGGACCCGGGCAAGGTGAACCGCCAGAACGCCTTCACCGACTTCGCCAACGGCAAGGTGGCGATGCTCAACGGGCACCCGACCCTGCTCCAGCAGGCCCACCAGGGCAACATCGACTTCGGCACCGCGCCGATCCCGGTCAAGAACACGCAGATCAAGCCGGTCTCGCTCGGGGTCGCCGACTGGATGATGGCCTACAGCGCCAACGGCCACCGCAACGAGATCCGCACCTTCCTGAGCTTCGCGTTCAACAAGGACAACACCACCAAGTTCGACCAGGAGTACAACCTGCTCCCGGTCACCCAGGACGGCCTGGCGGCGATGACCGCGAACGGGCAGAACGCCGAGCTCAAGCCGTTCCTGGACGCGCTGCCGAACGCCTCCTTCTACCCGTTCGGCGACCCGGCCTGGGACACCGTCAGCGGCCGGATCAAGACCGAGATCGGCACGGCGGTGCAGGGCGACCCGAAGCCGGTCCTCAGTGATCTGCAGAACTACGCCGTGGACCAGGCCAAGAGCAAGCGCCCGCAGTAG
- a CDS encoding SIS domain-containing protein, with amino-acid sequence MTAIDSSLTAEELATQPDCWRRAATLAGTSAAALPRRGERIAAVGCGTSWFMAQSYAALREAAGQGETDAFAASEFPGARDYDRVVAITRSGTTTEVLTLLGALRGRTATTALTADPHTPVMTAADQVVVLDFADERSVVQTRFATSALALLRAHLAGDGAGGEGPGSVAKAAADAERALEEPLPEGLLTVDQVTFLGGGWTNGLALEAGLKMREAACFWTEAYPAMEYRHGPIAITGPGRAAWMFGELPEGLAGDIAATGGLLVAGSGAGGLDPMADLVRAQRLAVALATARGLDPDNPRALTRSVQL; translated from the coding sequence ATGACAGCCATCGACAGCTCACTCACCGCCGAGGAGCTGGCCACCCAGCCGGACTGCTGGCGCCGGGCGGCGACACTGGCCGGGACGTCGGCGGCGGCACTGCCCCGGCGCGGCGAGCGGATCGCCGCGGTCGGCTGCGGAACCTCCTGGTTCATGGCGCAGTCCTACGCGGCGCTGCGCGAGGCGGCCGGGCAGGGCGAGACCGACGCCTTCGCCGCCTCCGAGTTCCCCGGCGCCCGGGACTACGACCGGGTGGTGGCGATCACCCGCTCGGGCACCACGACCGAGGTGCTCACCCTGCTGGGGGCCCTGCGCGGGCGCACCGCGACCACCGCGCTGACCGCCGACCCGCACACCCCGGTGATGACCGCCGCCGACCAGGTGGTGGTGCTCGACTTCGCCGACGAGCGCTCGGTGGTGCAGACCCGCTTCGCCACCAGTGCGCTGGCACTGCTGCGCGCCCACCTGGCGGGCGACGGCGCCGGCGGCGAGGGGCCCGGCAGCGTCGCCAAGGCCGCCGCGGACGCCGAGCGGGCACTCGAAGAGCCGCTGCCCGAAGGCCTGCTGACGGTCGATCAGGTCACCTTCCTGGGCGGCGGCTGGACCAACGGCCTGGCCCTGGAGGCCGGGCTCAAGATGCGCGAGGCGGCCTGCTTCTGGACCGAGGCCTACCCCGCGATGGAGTACCGGCACGGCCCGATCGCGATCACCGGCCCCGGGCGCGCCGCCTGGATGTTCGGCGAGCTGCCCGAGGGGCTGGCCGGCGACATCGCCGCCACCGGCGGCCTGCTGGTGGCCGGCTCCGGCGCCGGCGGTCTTGACCCGATGGCCGACCTGGTCCGGGCCCAGCGGCTGGCCGTGGCCCTGGCCACCGCGCGCGGGCTCGACCCGGACAACCCGCGGGCACTGACCAGGTCGGTGCAGCTCTGA
- the otsB gene encoding trehalose-phosphatase, with protein MGIALEPRTAEGREGLAALLADPARALVAVDFDGTLSPIVADPEQAWAHPGAAAALAALAPLVGTVAVVTGRPVLSAVRLGGFDRQPGLEPLVVLGHYGAERWAGGTLTAPPPHPGVAAVRAELPALLAAVGAPEGTGTEDKERSVAVHTRRTADPAAAFELLREPLAALAAAHGLTVEPGRLVLELRPPGVDKGAALSGLVSERGARSVLYAGDDLGDLAAFAAVRRLRAAGGGGLLVASGPVTGEPPVREIAEQADLLVAGPAGVVELLERLGQSLSSAS; from the coding sequence ATGGGTATCGCGCTGGAACCAAGGACCGCCGAGGGACGCGAGGGGCTGGCCGCGCTGCTGGCCGATCCGGCGCGGGCGCTGGTCGCCGTGGACTTCGACGGCACCCTGTCCCCGATCGTCGCCGATCCCGAGCAGGCCTGGGCGCACCCCGGCGCCGCCGCCGCGCTGGCCGCGCTGGCGCCGCTGGTCGGCACCGTGGCCGTGGTGACCGGGCGTCCGGTGCTCAGCGCGGTGCGGCTGGGCGGCTTCGACCGGCAGCCGGGGCTCGAACCCCTGGTGGTGCTCGGCCACTACGGCGCCGAGCGCTGGGCGGGCGGCACCCTGACCGCGCCGCCGCCGCACCCGGGGGTGGCCGCCGTACGGGCCGAACTGCCTGCGCTGCTGGCCGCGGTGGGCGCGCCGGAGGGCACCGGCACCGAGGACAAGGAGCGCTCGGTCGCGGTGCACACCCGCCGCACCGCCGACCCCGCCGCCGCCTTCGAGCTGCTGCGCGAGCCGCTGGCCGCGCTGGCGGCGGCGCACGGCCTGACCGTCGAACCGGGCCGCCTGGTCCTGGAGTTGCGTCCGCCGGGGGTGGACAAGGGAGCCGCGCTGAGCGGCCTGGTGAGCGAGCGGGGCGCCCGGTCGGTGCTCTACGCCGGCGACGACCTGGGTGATCTGGCCGCCTTCGCGGCGGTGCGCCGACTGCGTGCGGCGGGCGGGGGCGGCCTGCTGGTGGCCAGCGGACCGGTGACCGGCGAGCCGCCGGTGCGCGAGATCGCCGAGCAGGCGGACCTGCTGGTGGCGGGGCCGGCCGGCGTGGTGGAGCTGCTGGAGCGGCTGGGTCAGTCGCTCAGTTCGGCCAGCTGA
- a CDS encoding DUF3263 domain-containing protein yields the protein MTELTERELAVLALEAAGWRTQGAKEQAVRERLGISATRYYQLLNGLLDRPEALAHSPVLVNRLRRVRAARRAER from the coding sequence ATGACCGAGTTGACCGAACGGGAGCTGGCCGTGCTCGCCCTGGAGGCGGCCGGCTGGCGGACCCAGGGCGCCAAGGAGCAGGCCGTGCGGGAGCGCCTGGGCATCTCCGCCACCCGGTACTACCAGCTGCTGAACGGCCTGCTGGACCGCCCGGAGGCGCTGGCGCACAGCCCGGTGCTGGTCAACCGGCTGCGCCGGGTCCGCGCCGCCCGTCGCGCCGAGCGTTAG
- a CDS encoding flavin reductase family protein encodes MSPQPAAASLATPDEFRAALSQLAAGVALVTVHDAGESGATDQGPGEDAGMTATSFLSVSLEPPLVLISVREDSRMDELLSRIDLWAVSLLGEQHRTLASRFAMKGRLSDRLLFADTPHERGPASGAPLVTGALATVECRTEQRIAAGDHTLLVGRVLEARVPAPDGRPLLYFRSGYRHLA; translated from the coding sequence ATGTCGCCGCAGCCCGCCGCTGCCTCCCTCGCCACGCCGGACGAGTTCCGGGCCGCCCTGTCCCAGCTCGCCGCCGGCGTCGCGCTGGTGACCGTCCACGACGCGGGCGAGTCCGGCGCGACCGACCAGGGGCCGGGCGAGGACGCCGGGATGACCGCGACCTCGTTCCTGTCGGTGTCGCTGGAGCCGCCGCTGGTGCTGATCTCGGTGCGCGAGGACTCCCGGATGGACGAGCTGCTCTCCCGGATCGACCTGTGGGCGGTCTCGCTGCTCGGCGAGCAGCACCGGACGCTGGCCTCGCGGTTCGCCATGAAGGGCCGGCTGAGCGACCGGCTGCTCTTCGCCGACACCCCGCACGAACGCGGCCCGGCCAGCGGCGCACCGCTGGTGACCGGGGCGCTGGCGACCGTGGAGTGCCGCACCGAGCAGCGGATAGCCGCAGGCGACCACACGCTGCTGGTCGGGCGGGTGCTGGAGGCGCGGGTGCCCGCACCGGACGGGCGGCCGCTGCTCTACTTCCGGTCCGGCTACCGGCACCTGGCCTGA